Proteins encoded within one genomic window of Candidatus Pseudothioglobus singularis PS1:
- a CDS encoding nucleoside phosphorylase — protein sequence MFDKSEIVIIDERLYHLGIKKGDLAQNIFIVGDPARAIRVSKEFDTVDREISNREYLTFTGTYKGIPVSVIGTGIGTDNVEIALVEAFIEHEFNFESKTRNTNCEPMTLIRLGTSGGVQSDIAPGSQAIGSYALGLDNTGIYFEEPSNDPVIERIEESAKKILNKSIPSSSRFKGKLIPYASKASIEVTNALENQALKNGVEYEVGITSSSPGFYGPSSRYIEGLKNTFPDIKGSLSKINIDGLRVLNMEMESSLFFHLCSQMGYRAGTICTVISGPTTSAAVIDYDKAIGNTIRVGLKAMKELYESS from the coding sequence ATGTTTGATAAGTCTGAAATTGTCATTATTGATGAACGCCTTTATCACTTGGGGATAAAAAAAGGAGATCTTGCTCAAAACATTTTTATTGTTGGAGATCCTGCAAGAGCCATACGCGTATCTAAAGAATTTGACACTGTTGACCGTGAAATTTCAAATAGAGAGTACCTAACATTTACAGGCACATATAAGGGCATACCAGTATCTGTCATTGGAACGGGGATTGGAACAGATAACGTTGAAATTGCTTTAGTAGAGGCCTTTATTGAGCACGAATTCAATTTTGAGAGTAAAACAAGAAATACTAACTGTGAGCCAATGACATTAATAAGGCTTGGAACATCAGGTGGGGTTCAGTCAGATATCGCTCCTGGTTCGCAAGCCATTGGCTCATATGCGCTTGGCCTTGACAATACTGGCATCTATTTTGAAGAACCATCAAATGACCCTGTGATTGAAAGAATTGAAGAGTCTGCTAAAAAAATATTAAACAAGTCTATCCCTAGCTCATCAAGATTCAAAGGAAAACTGATCCCTTATGCTTCGAAAGCGTCAATTGAAGTTACTAATGCCTTGGAAAACCAGGCTTTAAAAAATGGTGTTGAATATGAAGTTGGTATTACTTCATCCTCTCCAGGATTTTATGGCCCATCCTCAAGATATATCGAAGGTTTAAAAAATACATTTCCAGACATCAAGGGAAGTCTTTCAAAGATTAATATTGATGGATTAAGAGTTCTTAATATGGAAATGGAGTCAAGCCTATTTTTTCATTTATGTTCTCAAATGGGATACCGAGCTGGAACAATTTGCACAGTCATCAGCGGACCAACAACGAGCGCCGCTGTTATTGATTATGACAAAGCAATCGGGAATACAATAAGGGTTGGTTTAAAAGCCATGAAAGAGCTATATGAATCAAGCTAA
- a CDS encoding TIGR02450 family Trp-rich protein, which produces MNQINPKKLLNSKWTKILPTNNEKHFLISELKYDDNELISDCLIEAIISKNNESIDWNELKDSNKWQQGWK; this is translated from the coding sequence ATGAATCAAATTAATCCAAAAAAATTATTAAATAGTAAGTGGACTAAAATATTACCAACTAACAATGAAAAACATTTTTTGATTTCTGAACTTAAATATGATGATAATGAGTTAATCAGTGATTGTTTAATTGAGGCAATCATTTCAAAGAATAATGAGTCAATAGACTGGAATGAATTAAAAGACTCAAATAAGTGGCAACAAGGCTGGAAATAA
- a CDS encoding toxin-antitoxin system YwqK family antitoxin: MKKNKNGLNTELLENGMTLQTNYDNGLKNGIETYWYANGQKASEGSYLKNKLEGSLTYWYDNGTKASEGFYKNDKPEGIQRAWNENGQLESEQEYKNGVLNGASIFYENGVKTAEYVFKNGDVVGDLNG; this comes from the coding sequence ATGAAAAAAAATAAAAATGGTCTCAATACTGAACTACTTGAAAATGGAATGACGCTTCAAACAAACTATGACAATGGTCTTAAAAATGGTATTGAAACGTATTGGTATGCCAATGGTCAAAAGGCCTCTGAAGGCTCTTATCTCAAAAACAAACTGGAGGGATCGCTTACCTACTGGTATGACAATGGCACCAAAGCCTCTGAAGGCTTCTATAAAAATGATAAGCCTGAGGGTATACAAAGGGCATGGAATGAGAATGGTCAACTTGAGTCTGAGCAAGAATATAAAAATGGGGTTTTGAATGGCGCATCTATATTCTATGAGAATGGAGTAAAAACTGCTGAATATGTCTTTAAAAATGGTGATGTAGTTGGTGATTTGAATGGATGA
- a CDS encoding gamma-glutamylcyclotransferase family protein, with product MPSVTNYYFGYGSNLSKDQMFVRCPESSYLTSGRLSDYSWFINTRGYASIRQNLNDFVLGEIFTLTGKDIELLDIYESVAEGMYEKFIMSVSTLNGDIDCLVYVATDNENGQPQAEYIERINHGIKSANLPSAYVQKSIRPFIPES from the coding sequence ATGCCTTCCGTAACAAACTACTATTTTGGCTATGGATCTAATTTATCGAAAGATCAAATGTTTGTACGCTGCCCTGAGTCAAGCTACCTGACTTCTGGAAGACTCTCAGACTATTCTTGGTTCATCAATACTCGAGGATATGCCAGTATAAGGCAAAATCTAAATGATTTTGTTTTGGGAGAGATATTTACACTCACTGGTAAAGATATCGAATTATTAGACATCTATGAGAGTGTAGCAGAGGGAATGTATGAAAAGTTTATTATGAGTGTTTCAACTCTTAATGGCGATATTGATTGCCTCGTTTATGTTGCAACTGATAATGAGAATGGTCAACCACAAGCTGAGTATATTGAAAGAATCAACCATGGCATTAAAAGTGCAAACCTCCCTTCAGCTTATGTTCAAAAATCAATCAGACCATTTATTCCAGAAAGTTAA